The segment CAGCGACCAGCCGTCGTTCTCGGTCATCCAGGCGCTGTTCGAGCCCGCGTTCGAGTGGGACTACCTGTCGCGCACGCCGAAGCTCACGCCGCTCACCGCGGCCGGACCCGCCGAGATCACCGATGCCGGACGCACCTGGACGATCCGCCTGAAGCGCGGGATCCGCTTCATCGACGATCCGGCGTTTCGCGGCGAGCCGCGCGAACTCGTCGCCGACGACTACGTCTACGCGTACAAGCGCTGGCTCGACCCGAACCTGCGCCGCGGCGGGCAGCCGGTCCTCACCGACCTCATCGTCGGAGCCCGACCGGTCGTCGACGCGGCGAAGCGGAACGGCCGCCTCGACTACGACGCGCCGATCGAGGGCCTGCGCGCGGTCGACCGCTACACGATCCGGATCCGGCTTTCCGGGGCGAACTATCCGGCGTTGGAGGACATGCTGGGCTTCGTCGGCGCACTGGCGCGCGAAGTCGTCGACGCGGCCGGAGGCGACATCCGGTCACGTCCGGTGGGCACCGGACCGTACCGGCTGCGCGAGTGGAAGCCCGGCTCGAAGCTCGTGCTCGAGGCGAATCCCGTCTACCGCGAAGCTGCGTTTCCCGCGAGCGCCGATCCCGCGGATGCCGCGCTCGTCGCGTCGATGCGCGGCAAGCGCGTGCCGTTCGCCGCGACGGTCGAGGTGAACATCGTCGACGAGGATTCCACCCGCCTGCTGATGTTCGAACGCGGCGACCTGGACTTCGTCGAACTGCGCGGTGAAATCGCCACACGCCTGCTCGCGGGCGACCGGCTGCTCCCCGCGGTCGCCGCGCGCGGCATCACGCGGCAGGTGCACGCGGAGCCGTTCCTGTTCGCGTTCTACTTCAACATGAAGGACCCGACGCTCGGCGGCGACAGCCGCGAACGCGTCGCGCTGCGCCGCGCGATCGCGATGGGCTTCGACAGCGGGCGGTTCACGCGGATCGTGATGGCGGGCCAGGCGATCCCCGCGAACCAGTTCGCCCCGCCGGGCACCACCGGCCACGACCCGGCGATGCCCGCGGCGTCGATCCACGACCCGGCCACCGCGAATGCGCTCCTCGACCGTTTCGGCTACGGGGAGCGCGACCGGGACGGATACCGGCGCGGTCCCGACGGCGAACCGGTCACGATCACGCTGTCGCTGCGGACCGGCGGCATGTCGCGCGACCTGCAGACGCTGTGGCGCCGGAACCTGGACACGCTGGGCCTGCGCACCGCGTTCGAACTCGCGCCGTTCCAGGAGGTCATCCGCAACGTCGAACTCGGGAAGTTCCAGATGTACATGGGAGGCTACGGCGGATCGCCGTCCGGCTACAACGAATTCGCGCAACTGCACGGCATCGAGCCGATGCGCGTCAACAGCGTGCGTTTCGCGAACGCCGACTACGATCGCGCCGCCGCGGCGTTCCTGCGCGCCGGCACCGAGCGCGAGCGGATCGACGCGGCACGGACGATGAACGCGATCGCGCGCACGTACATGCCGATGCTGCCCGCGTACTTCCGTCTGGAATCGGCCTACGTCCAGCCGTGGCTCTCAGGCTTCCGGCCACAGCGGTTCTCGACCTACTGGAAATATCTCGACATCGACCCCGCGAAGCGACGCCGGGAATGATCGACGACTTGCAACTGTTAGCGCTGGCACAGGCGGTCGCCTCGCCCGGTCGGCACCGGCGGCGCCCCCGATCCGCAACGCGCCATCGTCAAGCTGTACGACCGGTCAGGCTGCCGGCGTGGAGCGCCCGTCGGCAGGGCACGTTGCCCGTACAACTTCGAGGAGGGTTTCGATGAAAATCACCGATCCGGTCCGGCGTTCGACGATTCGCGCACTCGCGTTCGCGGGCGCCGCGGCGGCGCTCGCCGCCTGCCAGTCGATGGAGATGCCGAAGTCCTACACGCAGACCGTCGCGCTGACCGGCGCGCAGGAGGTTCCGGCGACGGCGACCGGCGCCTCGGGCTCCGGCAGCGTCACGGTCACGCCCGAAGGCATGGTCACCGCGACGATCGTCGTCAACGGCATGAGCGCGACGGCCGCGCACATTCACATGGCGGCTGCAGGCGCCAACGGTCCGGTCATCGTCCCGTTCGTCAAGACGGCCGACAACACGTTCTCCGCGCCCGCGGGCGCGAAGATGACGAGTGAGCAGTACGCGGCCTACAAAGCCGGCCGGACCTACGTCAACGTGCACAGCGCCGCGCATCCCGCGGGAGAAGTGCGCGCCCAGCTCAAGGGCCAGTGACGCCGGCCCCGGTGCCGGACCGGCGTCCGACACCGGGAGCGTGACGCGCAGGAAGGTCAGACGCGCGGTTCGCCGCGCCCGTTGACGGTGATCGTCGCGCCCGGCGGGAACGAGAGCTGCGCCGTGTAGTTGCGCCCGCGGAAGCGGTAGACGACGTCCCAGTAGGTCGGCTGTCCCGATCCGGGGATGGTCTGGCACTTCTGCACGCCGCCCTGACCTCGACCCGCCACCGTCGAACCGGCATAGGCGCCTCCCACCGCGCCGATCGCCGTGGCGACGTCGCGTCCGGTGCCGCCGCCGATCTGGTGGCCGAGCACCCCGCCCAGGATGCCGCCGATGACCGCCCCGGCGACCTGGTCGCCGCGATGCTGCTGCGGCTCGACCCAGCAGCGCTCTTCGGGCGGACCCACGACCGCGCGCACCGAAATCACGTCGGCCTGGTAGAGCGGCTCGCCGTAGCGCGGGTAGTACGCGTAGTTGGGTGGCGGCGCCGGCGGGTAGCTCCCCGCGACGTTGCCGCCGACGCGCCGCAACGACGAGATGCTTCCCTCGAGCCCCATCGCGTAGAGCGACGGGTACTGGCCGGGCGTGAGCACCGTGCAGCGACCGCCGAAATGGGCGTCGGCGCAGAACTCCCAGCGCCCGCGATCGATGATCACCGACCTCGTCTTGTCGTTGAAGCCGTAGGGATCGAGGTTCGGCGTATCCCAGTTGATCAGGTAGTTCGCGCCGCGGAAATGGTCCTGCGCATAGAGCGTGACCTGCGCGGCCGCGAAGGGACTCGCGAACACCGCCGCGGCGATGCATGACCGGAAGAGCGTGCGCAGCATGGGTTTTCCCCGGGGGTCGAGTTCGCAAGTGTAGCGAAGTCCGGGATCGGCCGGGCGCCGCGGCCTCCGCGGACCATCGGCGCCACGCGGGTAGACTTGCGCGTGCATGGGACGCGTCGCCATCAAGCCCGCCTGGGTGCTCCAGGGCCCCGACGGCGACCACTTCGAGCCGCGGCTCTTCGGCTTGCTGCAGGCGATCCGCGACAGCGGCAAACTCACCTCGGCGTCGCAGGCGGTCGGCCTGTCGTATCGCCACGCGTGGCAGCTCCTCTCGCGCTGGGCCGCGATGCTCGGCAGCGACCTCGTCGTCAGGGAGCAGGGCAAGGGCACGCGGCTCACCCGGCTGGGCGAACGCCTGCTGTGGGTCGAGCAGCGCACGCAGGCGAGCCTCTTCCCGCAACTCGAGAACATCGCCTCCGAGCTCAACGTCGAGATCCGCCGGGCGCGCCGCGCGCCGCAGCCGCTGGTGCGGGTGCACGCGAGCCACGGCTACGCGATCGAGCGGCTGCCCCGGCTCATGCCCGCCGACGCGCACGCCGACATCGCGCTCAAGTACGTCGGCAGCGTCGAGGCGCTCGCCTCGCTGGCGCGCGGGACCTGCGAGATCGCCGGCTTCCACGTTCCGATCGGCGACATCGCCGCGGCGTTCTGGGCCGAGTACGCACGATTCATCCGCCCGCGCCAGCAGCGCGTGATCCGGATGGTGCGGCGGACGCAGGGATTGATCGTCGCGCCGGGCAATCCGCTGCGCATCCGCGACCTCGCCGACCTCGCGCGTCCGCGCGTGAAGTTCGTCAACCGGCAGCCGGGGTCCGGCACCCGCGTGCTGTTCGACGCGCTCCTCGCGGGGCGGGGCATCGCATCGCGCGCGATCCGCGGCTACGACACGGCCGAGATCACCCATGCCGCGGTCGCGGCCGCGGTGGCGAGCGGAGTCGCGCACGCGGGACTCGGCGTCGCGCCCGCGGCGCACGCGTACAAGCTCGACTTCATCCCGATCGTCGAGGAACGCTATCTCCTCGCCTGCAAGGCCGCATCGCTGGACTCCCCTGCGGTGCAGTCGATCGTGGCGTTGCTGCGAGGTTCCGCGTTCCGTCGCTCGATCGACGCGGTGCCCGGCTACCGGCTGGACCAGCCCGGCGACGTCGCCTCGTTCGGCGAGCTCTTTCCCGACGCCTTCGACGCGCGCCACGCGCGGACTCGTCCACGTCATGACCGACAGGCTCAAGGCGCGGCTTGATCCGGGCGTGGGCCTCGGACGCGACGCGGCGCACCCGGTGCCGCGCGAACTCCTCGATCTGCTTCGCGGCATCCGCAGGCATGGCTCGCTCGCGCTCGCGAGGCGGGACGCCGGGATGTCGCATCGCTACGCATGCACGCTGATCGAACGCTGGGAGACGATCTCCGGCCGGCGGCTCGCGGTCCTGTCGCGCGGCCGCGGCAGCGCACTCACGCCGTTCGGATTGAAGCTCGCCGGCATCGACGCGTGGTTGCACGAACGTGTCGGCGCGAGGTTCGCCCGCCTGTCGGAAGAACTGGCCGACTACCTCGACGTGCCCGAGGCGCCGCCCGCCCCGCGCCTGCGGCTTCGCGCGAGCCACGACCTCGCCGTCCTGAAGCTGCACGAGCGGCTCGCCGGGCAACTCGCGATCGACCTCCGGTTCCAGGGCGGCCTCGCGAGCCTCGACGCGCTCGCGGCGGGCGAATGCGACCTCGCGGGATTCCATGTTCCGGATCCGCCGTCGCTGCTCGGCCACCTGCTGCCCGTGTACCGGTCCCGCCTCGACGAGCGCGAGTACCGGTACCTGCGGCTCCTGTCGCGTCACCAGGGCATGATCGTCGCGCACGGCAACCCGCAGCGCATGCGCTCGCTCGCCGACCTCCTCCGACCCGGCCTGCGCCTCGCGAACCGGGAGCGCGGATCGGGAACGCGACTGCTGTTCGACGCGCTGCTCGCCTCGCGGGGCATCACGCCGGAGGCCATCGAAGGCTACGAAAGCGAGGGGCTCACGCACATGGCGACCGCCGCGCGCGTGCGGTCGGGCACGGCGGACGTCGCGTTCGGCATCGAGGCCGCGGCGCGTGCGCACGACCTCGGGTTCGTGCCGGTGGCGAACGAGCACTACTACCTCGCTGCGCCGATCCGCAGTACCGCGGCGGACGCGCTCGACACGCTCGCGCGTGCCGCCGACACCGTCGTGTTCCGGCGTGCCATCGCGCGCATCGGCGGCTACGACGTCGCGCACGTTCCCGCGCGGACGACGCTCGCGCGGATCCTGGGCGACCGCCCGTCGGGCGGATCCGGGCGACACCCGGATGCCGGGGCCGCCGGTCGCGTCACGCGTCGATCGCGAGTTCCTTGAGCGCCGAGAGCGGAATCACGGCGAGCGTTTCCTCGTGCGTCGCCGCGAGCACCACCGGCGGCGCCACGCCGGCCTCGTAGGCCTGCCGCCAGGTCGCGGCGCACACGCACCAGCGATCGCCGGGCGAAAGCCCCGGGAAACCGTAGCGCGGCGCGGGCGTGACGAGGTCGTTGCCCTGCTCGCGGGCGAACCGCAGGAAGTCGCGCGTCATGCGCGCGCAGACGACGTGCAGGCCGTGGTCGTCAGGACCGGTGTTGCAGCAGCCGTCGCGGAAGAAGCCGGTGCGCGGCGCCATCGAGCACGGCTCGAGCGCGCCGCCCAGCACGTTGCGGTCGGCGACCCGGTCGCGCGCGGCATCGGAAGCCATCCCGACATGATAGTCCGGATCGCGCGGCGGATGCGATCGAACCGTCGCGGCGCACCGGCCCCTTCGGGGCATGAACGCGCGCCTGCTATAATTTCGGGTTCCCTTCGTTTCGCGCGCGCACTTCGACGGTGTGCATGCGCCACCGCTCCCCCATGGCAACGAGATCGAAACACTCAAGACCCGCGCGCGCCACGTCCGTCCCGGCAGCGACTCCCGCACGCAAACGCCGCGACGGCAAGGTCCTCGTCGACCTGGCGCTCCAGGGCGGCGGAGCCCACGGCGCCTTCACCTGGGGCGTGCTCGACCGCCTGCTCGAGGAATCCTGGCTCGCGATCGACGGCATTTCCGGCACGTCGGCGGGCGCCATGAACGCCGCGATCCTCGCCGACGGCCTCGCGCACGGCGGGCACGACGCCGCGCGCGAGGGGCTCGCGAGCTTCTGGAAGCGCGTCGCCGACGCCGCCGCGATGAGCCCGCTGCAGCGCGGTCCGCTCGAGGTCATGTCGGGCGCCTGGACGCTCGACTACTCGCCGGCGTTCGTCGCGATGGAACTCGCCTCGCAGGTGCTCTCGCCCTACAGCATGTTCATGGTCGAGAACCCGCTCGGCCGCATCCTCGCGGAGTCCATCGACTTCGAGCGGCTGAACGATTCGCCGGTCAAGCTGTTCGTGACCGCGACCAACGTGCGCACCGGCAAAGGCCGCGTGTTCCGCAACAGCGAGATCACGCCGGACGTGCTGCTCGCTTCCGCCTGCCTGCCGACGCTCTTCCAGGCGGTCGAGATCGACGGCGAGTCGTACTGGGACGGCGGATACTCGGGCAATCCGTCGATGTACCCGCTGATCCGCGAATGCTCGGCGTCCGACACGATCATCGTCCAGATCAACCCGATCGAGCGGCCGGGAACACCCCGGACGGCGCGCGAGATCCAGAACCGCCTGAACGAGATCTCGTTCAACGCCACGCTGCTCAAGGACCTGCGCGCGGGCGCGCTGATGCGCA is part of the Burkholderiales bacterium genome and harbors:
- a CDS encoding CHRD domain-containing protein; the protein is MKITDPVRRSTIRALAFAGAAAALAACQSMEMPKSYTQTVALTGAQEVPATATGASGSGSVTVTPEGMVTATIVVNGMSATAAHIHMAAAGANGPVIVPFVKTADNTFSAPAGAKMTSEQYAAYKAGRTYVNVHSAAHPAGEVRAQLKGQ
- a CDS encoding glycine zipper 2TM domain-containing protein; amino-acid sequence: MLRTLFRSCIAAAVFASPFAAAQVTLYAQDHFRGANYLINWDTPNLDPYGFNDKTRSVIIDRGRWEFCADAHFGGRCTVLTPGQYPSLYAMGLEGSISSLRRVGGNVAGSYPPAPPPNYAYYPRYGEPLYQADVISVRAVVGPPEERCWVEPQQHRGDQVAGAVIGGILGGVLGHQIGGGTGRDVATAIGAVGGAYAGSTVAGRGQGGVQKCQTIPGSGQPTYWDVVYRFRGRNYTAQLSFPPGATITVNGRGEPRV
- a CDS encoding helix-turn-helix transcriptional regulator, whose amino-acid sequence is MGRVAIKPAWVLQGPDGDHFEPRLFGLLQAIRDSGKLTSASQAVGLSYRHAWQLLSRWAAMLGSDLVVREQGKGTRLTRLGERLLWVEQRTQASLFPQLENIASELNVEIRRARRAPQPLVRVHASHGYAIERLPRLMPADAHADIALKYVGSVEALASLARGTCEIAGFHVPIGDIAAAFWAEYARFIRPRQQRVIRMVRRTQGLIVAPGNPLRIRDLADLARPRVKFVNRQPGSGTRVLFDALLAGRGIASRAIRGYDTAEITHAAVAAAVASGVAHAGLGVAPAAHAYKLDFIPIVEERYLLACKAASLDSPAVQSIVALLRGSAFRRSIDAVPGYRLDQPGDVASFGELFPDAFDARHARTRPRHDRQAQGAA
- a CDS encoding helix-turn-helix transcriptional regulator, whose amino-acid sequence is MTDRLKARLDPGVGLGRDAAHPVPRELLDLLRGIRRHGSLALARRDAGMSHRYACTLIERWETISGRRLAVLSRGRGSALTPFGLKLAGIDAWLHERVGARFARLSEELADYLDVPEAPPAPRLRLRASHDLAVLKLHERLAGQLAIDLRFQGGLASLDALAAGECDLAGFHVPDPPSLLGHLLPVYRSRLDEREYRYLRLLSRHQGMIVAHGNPQRMRSLADLLRPGLRLANRERGSGTRLLFDALLASRGITPEAIEGYESEGLTHMATAARVRSGTADVAFGIEAAARAHDLGFVPVANEHYYLAAPIRSTAADALDTLARAADTVVFRRAIARIGGYDVAHVPARTTLARILGDRPSGGSGRHPDAGAAGRVTRRSRVP
- a CDS encoding DUF2237 domain-containing protein, with the protein product MASDAARDRVADRNVLGGALEPCSMAPRTGFFRDGCCNTGPDDHGLHVVCARMTRDFLRFAREQGNDLVTPAPRYGFPGLSPGDRWCVCAATWRQAYEAGVAPPVVLAATHEETLAVIPLSALKELAIDA
- a CDS encoding patatin-like phospholipase family protein — protein: MATRSKHSRPARATSVPAATPARKRRDGKVLVDLALQGGGAHGAFTWGVLDRLLEESWLAIDGISGTSAGAMNAAILADGLAHGGHDAAREGLASFWKRVADAAAMSPLQRGPLEVMSGAWTLDYSPAFVAMELASQVLSPYSMFMVENPLGRILAESIDFERLNDSPVKLFVTATNVRTGKGRVFRNSEITPDVLLASACLPTLFQAVEIDGESYWDGGYSGNPSMYPLIRECSASDTIIVQINPIERPGTPRTAREIQNRLNEISFNATLLKDLRAGALMRSVLDAGSAEGRMWANMRVHRIASDVMLKLGYSSKLLAEWPFFMMLRDEGRAAASAFLDAHRGDLGVRSTLDFDAILEGI